A single window of Salvia splendens isolate huo1 chromosome 8, SspV2, whole genome shotgun sequence DNA harbors:
- the LOC121745955 gene encoding uncharacterized mitochondrial protein AtMg00820-like, which translates to MLDDEPKSVNEALSGPDALFWIEAINSEIESIMRNNTWVLVDLSEGCKTIGCKWILRRKYKTDGTIEKYKASLVVKGIKQQEGYDFFDTYSPVTRITCIRVLLAIAVMYSLEIHQMDVKTAFLNGE; encoded by the coding sequence atgttggatgacgaaccaaagtcagtgAACGAAGCATTGTCTGGACCAGATGCGCTATTCTGGATAGAAGCGATcaatagtgaaattgaatcaattATGAGAAATAACACATGGGTGTTAGTAGACCTGTCAGAAGGTTGTAAGACcatagggtgcaagtggatccTGAGAAGGAAATATAAAACTGATGGTACTATTGAAAAGTACAAAGCTAGCCTAGTTGTGAAAGGCATTAAGCAGCAAGAAGGATATGACTTCTTCGACACATATTCACCTGTTACAAGAATCACTTgtattcgggtgcttcttgcaaTTGCTGTTATGTATagtcttgagattcaccaaatggatgtgaaaactgcctTTCTGAATGGTGAATAG